One segment of Drosophila mauritiana strain mau12 chromosome 3R, ASM438214v1, whole genome shotgun sequence DNA contains the following:
- the LOC117145180 gene encoding uncharacterized protein LOC117145180 isoform X1, producing MVTCKVDSQTAVAVPKMNSVRTRGKPPAAGSNSNSNSSGFRLLDGDQLENNSSVSRNSIYKLKIDLMFDDSRSMRSSRLDDPRGSHRTRSIIMYGRSELASTSGDTPRSLSSFLQDNQQGMGQGQGQSAKVLAEAAKKDVQRISNSVQAQIEQLFTDVAKDATSSFDVTCLGSLPLKDKVTSLQGLQEPLRQLYLSEVTKKKLNSGSLDICATGLRVKISALAISNGAAAPEENEALITPFHNIAVWSAVKFVISDDDGGAAFLPLITDPENIDKTALFQPLSSSEQLAVEHSIHVHAPIFAVVMRSASSPKVLECHGFICKSTEDAIVIAATLYQSLMAHVSSSSRRSTQRRAPRQQNGVSCISIASSSALASSNYLSRSQIVPSASGRRSSFRGSAGGAPSRSGRKKRVSNSSLSSHSNVINETAELETSTEERRRKSHKSKRAPPVPTTVPGLGNHRSGGGGGPSRSGSIVCGNGHVTRLHQGAHHGKKSSVGSELSATVDVAPANGDILTRVAIPRSGSFLNTGGLTRYKSRAARRHSGKLGGGGGGGGGFGLVDWHRLNCASSSPLGFSELFNEFRLHENLHSLDDILYAIIDADGMSFNDLKPIYKEFLLKLAVTLTQDELFQRSKNIMRRQKKKKQKRKASVNGSQKKAKTSFFGTKSLKKVLQLGQFRSCRGKLAKPTVKESTLDSKGKPRISSPIIIGPPINHSHAQQQHQRNRAATSGSDVSVVRNEHTQGLNRNSSSGYVSCSECSYDSESCACASADRCYCSLRTEHLNHKLRQKNERTMALASPTRKPANGAVLPTNAAGTAANNRHSLISCRSDDKCYCSMVEEEPASSMERDSANNSHTETTTSCDSDSCVSASKCYCKRTHRRQRSAAAAAISEDSLSQQQRKSRPSNAAAGGARKGKSAEKLGLDYELFSISGSGQPVQPHEALSVKKSVEAAAVFADMKLSQTTDIKSLCPPKGPGSRIGNGSCRSYASSRRSSYRTRESFSTDRLGGGFPPPMPLGKGMGLAGGGSADNLLANLKAMEAKAASIRSSASRSRMGSYQSMRAVSASLEDSLGYLP from the exons atggtCACCTGCAAGGTGGACTCTCAGACCGCGGTGGCTGTGCCCAAAATGAACTCGGTCCGGACGCGTGGAAAGCCCCCCGCCgccggcagcaacagcaatagcaactCCTCCGGCTTTCGGCTCCTGGACGGCGACCAGCTCGAAAACAATTCGAGTGTCAGCCGCAACTCGATCTACAAACTGAAGATCGATCTTATGTTTGACGATTCCAG ATCCATGCGAAGCAGCCGCCTTGACGATCCCCGTGGATCGCATCGCACCCGCTCCATCATCATGTATGGGCGCAGTGAGTTGGCCAGCACCTCGGGCGACACGCCGCGCTCCCTGAGCAGCTTCCTGCAGGACAACCAGCAGGGAATGGGTCAGGGTCAGGGGCAGTCGGCCAAGGTGCTGGCCGAGGCGGCCAAGAAGGACGTGCAGCGGATCAGCAACAGTGTGCAGGCCCAGATCGAGCAGCTGTTCACGGACGTGGCCAAGGATGCGACCAGCAGCTTCGATGTCACCTGCCTGGGTTCCCTGCCACTGAAGGACAAGGTGACCAGTCTGCAGGGTCTGCAGGAGCCACTGCGTCAGCTGTACCTCAGTGAGGTGACCAAGAAG AAACTCAACTCCGGATCGCTGGATATCTGTGCCACCGGACTGAGAGTGAAGATCAGCGCTCTGGCCATCTCAAATGGTGCGGCTGCTCCGGAGGAGAACGAGGCCCTCATAACGCCCTTCCACAACATTGCCGTGTGGTCGGCGGTGAAGTTCGTCATATCCGACGACGATGGTGGTGCCGCATTTCTGCCCCTGATCACGGATCCAGAGAATATCGACAAGACTGCCCTGTTCCAGCCACTCAG CTCCAGCGAGCAGCTGGCGGTGGAGCACAGCATCCATGTGCACGCGCCCATTTTCGCGGTGGTAATGCGGTCGGCCAGTTCGCCCAAGGTGCTCGAGTGCCATGGTTTTATCTGCAAGAGCACAGAGGACGCTATCGTCATCGCCGCCACGCTCTACCAGAGTCTGATGGCCCACGTGAGCAGCAGTTCCCGGCGGAGCACCCAGCGAAGGGCACCGCGTCAGCAGAATGGAGTCAGCTGCATCAGCATCGCCAGCAGCTCGGCATTGGCCAGCTCGAACTACCTGTCGCGGTCGCAGATTGTGCCCAGTGCCTCTGGACGTCGCAGCTCCTTCCGGGGCAGTGCCGGTGGTGCTCCATCCCGTTCCGGTCGGAAGAAGCGGGTGTCCAATAGCTCTCTAAGCTCACACAGTAATGTCATCAACGAGACGGCAGAGTTGGAAACATCGACGGAGGAGCGCAGGCGCAAGTCCCACAAGTCTAAGCGGGCTCCTCCGGTTCCCACCACCGTTCCTGGTTTGGGTAACCACAGaagcggcggaggaggaggaccaTCGCGAAGTGGCAGCATAGTGTGTGGCAATGGTCATGTAACCCGGCTTCATCAAGGCGCTCATCACGGCAAGAAGTCTTCGGTGGGTTCGGAACTATCTGCCACTGTCGACGTGGCACCAGCAAACGGGGACATCCTCACGCGTGTGGCCATTCCCAGATCCGGCAGCTTTCTCAACACCGGAGGACTGACGCGCTACAAGTCGCGGGCGGCGAGACGCCATTCCGGCAAACTCGGcggcggaggcggcggcggaggagg GTTTGGTCTGGTTGATTGGCATCGCTTGAATTGTGCTTCTAGTTCCCCACTTGGTTTCAGCGAACTGTTTAACGAATTTCGCCTGCACGAGAACCTGCACTCGCTGGACGACATCCTGTACGCCATCATCGACGCGGACGGCATGTCCTTCAACGATCTGAAGCCCATCTACAAGGAGTTCCTGTTGAAGCTAGCGGTCACACTGACCCAGGACGAGCTCTTCCAGCGCTCCAAGAACATCATGAGGCGgcagaagaaaaagaagcagAAGCGCAAGGCTAGTGTTAATGGATCACAG AAAAAGGCAAAGACGAGTTTTTTCGGCACAAAGAGTCTGAAGAAGGTGCTCCAACTGGGCCAGTTCCGCTCGTGCCGCGGCAAGTTGGCCAAGCCGACGGTGAAGGAGTCCACGCTGGACAGCAAGGGCAAGCCCAGGATCAGTTCGCCCATTATCATCGGACCGCCCATCAACCACAGCcacgcccagcagcagcaccagcggAATAGGGCGGCCACCAGCGGCTCCGATGTCTCCGTGGTGCGGAACGAGCACACCCAAGGACTCAATCGAAACAGCAGCAGTGG ATACGTGTCCTGCTCGGAGTGCAGCTATGACTCCGAGTCCTGCGCGTGCGCCTCCGCCGATCGCTGCTATTGCAGCCTGCGCACGGAGCACCTGAACCACAAGCTGCGCCAGAAGAACGAACGGACCATGGCCCTGGCCTCACCCACGCGAAAGCCCGCGAACGGAGCTGTCCTGCCAACCAATGCAGCTGGAACTGCAGCCAACAACCGGCACTCGTTGATCTCCTGCCGCTCGGACGACAAGTGCTACTGCTCCATGGTGGAGGAGGAGCCGGCCAGCTCGATGGAACGCGACTCGGCCAACAACTCGCACACGGAAACCACTACATCGTGTGACTCCGACAGCTGTGTGAGCGCTAGCAAGTGCTACTGCAAGCGAACCCATCGTCGCCAGCGATCCGCGGCGGCGGCAGCCATCAGCGAGGATTCCctgtcgcagcagcagcgcaaGTCCCGCCCAAGCaacgcagcagcaggaggggCACGCAAGGGAAAATCTGCGGAGAAGTTGGGCCTGGACTACGAGCTGTTCAGCATCAGCGGAAGCGGTCAACCGGTGCAGCCGCATGAGGCACTGAGCGTGAAGAAGAGCGTTGAGGCGGCAGCGGTCTTTGCGGACATGAAGCTCAGCCAGACGACGGACATTAAGAGCCTGTGCCCGCCGAAGGGTCCGGGATCGCGGATTGGCAATGGAAGCTGCCGATCGTACGCCTCCTCCAGAAGGTCCTCGTACCGCACCCGCGAATCCTTCAGCACGGATCGTTTGGGTGGAGGTTTCCCACCGCCGATGCCTCTGGGCAAGGGAATGGGTTTGGCGGGCGGAGGAAGTGCCGACAATCTGTTGGCGAATCTAAAGGCCATGGAGGCCAAGGCCGCCTCCATTCGCAGCAGCGCCAGCAGGAGCCGCATGGGCAGCTATCAGTCGATGCGCGCGGTCAGCGCCTCGCTAGAGGATTCGCTGGGTTACTTGCCATAG
- the LOC117145180 gene encoding uncharacterized protein LOC117145180 isoform X2 produces MVTCKVDSQTAVAVPKMNSVRTRGKPPAAGSNSNSNSSGFRLLDGDQLENNSSVSRNSIYKLKIDLMFDDSRSMRSSRLDDPRGSHRTRSIIMYGRSELASTSGDTPRSLSSFLQDNQQGMGQGQGQSAKVLAEAAKKDVQRISNSVQAQIEQLFTDVAKDATSSFDVTCLGSLPLKDKVTSLQGLQEPLRQLYLSEVTKKKLNSGSLDICATGLRVKISALAISNGAAAPEENEALITPFHNIAVWSAVKFVISDDDGGAAFLPLITDPENIDKTALFQPLSSSEQLAVEHSIHVHAPIFAVVMRSASSPKVLECHGFICKSTEDAIVIAATLYQSLMAHVSSSSRRSTQRRAPRQQNGVSCISIASSSALASSNYLSRSQIVPSASGRRSSFRGSAGGAPSRSGRKKRVSNSSLSSHSNVINETAELETSTEERRRKSHKSKRAPPVPTTVPGLGNHRSGGGGGPSRSGSIVCGNGHVTRLHQGAHHGKKSSVGSELSATVDVAPANGDILTRVAIPRSGSFLNTGGLTRYKSRAARRHSGKLGGGGGGGGGSPLGFSELFNEFRLHENLHSLDDILYAIIDADGMSFNDLKPIYKEFLLKLAVTLTQDELFQRSKNIMRRQKKKKQKRKASVNGSQKKAKTSFFGTKSLKKVLQLGQFRSCRGKLAKPTVKESTLDSKGKPRISSPIIIGPPINHSHAQQQHQRNRAATSGSDVSVVRNEHTQGLNRNSSSGYVSCSECSYDSESCACASADRCYCSLRTEHLNHKLRQKNERTMALASPTRKPANGAVLPTNAAGTAANNRHSLISCRSDDKCYCSMVEEEPASSMERDSANNSHTETTTSCDSDSCVSASKCYCKRTHRRQRSAAAAAISEDSLSQQQRKSRPSNAAAGGARKGKSAEKLGLDYELFSISGSGQPVQPHEALSVKKSVEAAAVFADMKLSQTTDIKSLCPPKGPGSRIGNGSCRSYASSRRSSYRTRESFSTDRLGGGFPPPMPLGKGMGLAGGGSADNLLANLKAMEAKAASIRSSASRSRMGSYQSMRAVSASLEDSLGYLP; encoded by the exons atggtCACCTGCAAGGTGGACTCTCAGACCGCGGTGGCTGTGCCCAAAATGAACTCGGTCCGGACGCGTGGAAAGCCCCCCGCCgccggcagcaacagcaatagcaactCCTCCGGCTTTCGGCTCCTGGACGGCGACCAGCTCGAAAACAATTCGAGTGTCAGCCGCAACTCGATCTACAAACTGAAGATCGATCTTATGTTTGACGATTCCAG ATCCATGCGAAGCAGCCGCCTTGACGATCCCCGTGGATCGCATCGCACCCGCTCCATCATCATGTATGGGCGCAGTGAGTTGGCCAGCACCTCGGGCGACACGCCGCGCTCCCTGAGCAGCTTCCTGCAGGACAACCAGCAGGGAATGGGTCAGGGTCAGGGGCAGTCGGCCAAGGTGCTGGCCGAGGCGGCCAAGAAGGACGTGCAGCGGATCAGCAACAGTGTGCAGGCCCAGATCGAGCAGCTGTTCACGGACGTGGCCAAGGATGCGACCAGCAGCTTCGATGTCACCTGCCTGGGTTCCCTGCCACTGAAGGACAAGGTGACCAGTCTGCAGGGTCTGCAGGAGCCACTGCGTCAGCTGTACCTCAGTGAGGTGACCAAGAAG AAACTCAACTCCGGATCGCTGGATATCTGTGCCACCGGACTGAGAGTGAAGATCAGCGCTCTGGCCATCTCAAATGGTGCGGCTGCTCCGGAGGAGAACGAGGCCCTCATAACGCCCTTCCACAACATTGCCGTGTGGTCGGCGGTGAAGTTCGTCATATCCGACGACGATGGTGGTGCCGCATTTCTGCCCCTGATCACGGATCCAGAGAATATCGACAAGACTGCCCTGTTCCAGCCACTCAG CTCCAGCGAGCAGCTGGCGGTGGAGCACAGCATCCATGTGCACGCGCCCATTTTCGCGGTGGTAATGCGGTCGGCCAGTTCGCCCAAGGTGCTCGAGTGCCATGGTTTTATCTGCAAGAGCACAGAGGACGCTATCGTCATCGCCGCCACGCTCTACCAGAGTCTGATGGCCCACGTGAGCAGCAGTTCCCGGCGGAGCACCCAGCGAAGGGCACCGCGTCAGCAGAATGGAGTCAGCTGCATCAGCATCGCCAGCAGCTCGGCATTGGCCAGCTCGAACTACCTGTCGCGGTCGCAGATTGTGCCCAGTGCCTCTGGACGTCGCAGCTCCTTCCGGGGCAGTGCCGGTGGTGCTCCATCCCGTTCCGGTCGGAAGAAGCGGGTGTCCAATAGCTCTCTAAGCTCACACAGTAATGTCATCAACGAGACGGCAGAGTTGGAAACATCGACGGAGGAGCGCAGGCGCAAGTCCCACAAGTCTAAGCGGGCTCCTCCGGTTCCCACCACCGTTCCTGGTTTGGGTAACCACAGaagcggcggaggaggaggaccaTCGCGAAGTGGCAGCATAGTGTGTGGCAATGGTCATGTAACCCGGCTTCATCAAGGCGCTCATCACGGCAAGAAGTCTTCGGTGGGTTCGGAACTATCTGCCACTGTCGACGTGGCACCAGCAAACGGGGACATCCTCACGCGTGTGGCCATTCCCAGATCCGGCAGCTTTCTCAACACCGGAGGACTGACGCGCTACAAGTCGCGGGCGGCGAGACGCCATTCCGGCAAACTCGGcggcggaggcggcggcggaggagg TTCCCCACTTGGTTTCAGCGAACTGTTTAACGAATTTCGCCTGCACGAGAACCTGCACTCGCTGGACGACATCCTGTACGCCATCATCGACGCGGACGGCATGTCCTTCAACGATCTGAAGCCCATCTACAAGGAGTTCCTGTTGAAGCTAGCGGTCACACTGACCCAGGACGAGCTCTTCCAGCGCTCCAAGAACATCATGAGGCGgcagaagaaaaagaagcagAAGCGCAAGGCTAGTGTTAATGGATCACAG AAAAAGGCAAAGACGAGTTTTTTCGGCACAAAGAGTCTGAAGAAGGTGCTCCAACTGGGCCAGTTCCGCTCGTGCCGCGGCAAGTTGGCCAAGCCGACGGTGAAGGAGTCCACGCTGGACAGCAAGGGCAAGCCCAGGATCAGTTCGCCCATTATCATCGGACCGCCCATCAACCACAGCcacgcccagcagcagcaccagcggAATAGGGCGGCCACCAGCGGCTCCGATGTCTCCGTGGTGCGGAACGAGCACACCCAAGGACTCAATCGAAACAGCAGCAGTGG ATACGTGTCCTGCTCGGAGTGCAGCTATGACTCCGAGTCCTGCGCGTGCGCCTCCGCCGATCGCTGCTATTGCAGCCTGCGCACGGAGCACCTGAACCACAAGCTGCGCCAGAAGAACGAACGGACCATGGCCCTGGCCTCACCCACGCGAAAGCCCGCGAACGGAGCTGTCCTGCCAACCAATGCAGCTGGAACTGCAGCCAACAACCGGCACTCGTTGATCTCCTGCCGCTCGGACGACAAGTGCTACTGCTCCATGGTGGAGGAGGAGCCGGCCAGCTCGATGGAACGCGACTCGGCCAACAACTCGCACACGGAAACCACTACATCGTGTGACTCCGACAGCTGTGTGAGCGCTAGCAAGTGCTACTGCAAGCGAACCCATCGTCGCCAGCGATCCGCGGCGGCGGCAGCCATCAGCGAGGATTCCctgtcgcagcagcagcgcaaGTCCCGCCCAAGCaacgcagcagcaggaggggCACGCAAGGGAAAATCTGCGGAGAAGTTGGGCCTGGACTACGAGCTGTTCAGCATCAGCGGAAGCGGTCAACCGGTGCAGCCGCATGAGGCACTGAGCGTGAAGAAGAGCGTTGAGGCGGCAGCGGTCTTTGCGGACATGAAGCTCAGCCAGACGACGGACATTAAGAGCCTGTGCCCGCCGAAGGGTCCGGGATCGCGGATTGGCAATGGAAGCTGCCGATCGTACGCCTCCTCCAGAAGGTCCTCGTACCGCACCCGCGAATCCTTCAGCACGGATCGTTTGGGTGGAGGTTTCCCACCGCCGATGCCTCTGGGCAAGGGAATGGGTTTGGCGGGCGGAGGAAGTGCCGACAATCTGTTGGCGAATCTAAAGGCCATGGAGGCCAAGGCCGCCTCCATTCGCAGCAGCGCCAGCAGGAGCCGCATGGGCAGCTATCAGTCGATGCGCGCGGTCAGCGCCTCGCTAGAGGATTCGCTGGGTTACTTGCCATAG
- the LOC117145180 gene encoding uncharacterized protein LOC117145180 isoform X3: protein MVTCKVDSQTAVAVPKMNSVRTRGKPPAAGSNSNSNSSGFRLLDGDQLENNSSVSRNSIYKLKIDLMFDDSRSMRSSRLDDPRGSHRTRSIIMYGRSELASTSGDTPRSLSSFLQDNQQGMGQGQGQSAKVLAEAAKKDVQRISNSVQAQIEQLFTDVAKDATSSFDVTCLGSLPLKDKVTSLQGLQEPLRQLYLSEVTKKKLNSGSLDICATGLRVKISALAISNGAAAPEENEALITPFHNIAVWSAVKFVISDDDGGAAFLPLITDPENIDKTALFQPLSSSEQLAVEHSIHVHAPIFAVVMRSASSPKVLECHGFICKSTEDAIVIAATLYQSLMAHVSSSSRRSTQRRAPRQQNGVSCISIASSSALASSNYLSRSQIVPSASGRRSSFRGSAGGAPSRSGRKKRVSNSSLSSHSNVINETAELETSTEERRRKSHKSKRAPPVPTTVPGLGNHRSGGGGGPSRSGSIVCGNGHVTRLHQGAHHGKKSSVGSELSATVDVAPANGDILTRVAIPRSGSFLNTGGLTRYKSRAARRHSGKLGGGGGGGGGELFNEFRLHENLHSLDDILYAIIDADGMSFNDLKPIYKEFLLKLAVTLTQDELFQRSKNIMRRQKKKKQKRKASVNGSQKKAKTSFFGTKSLKKVLQLGQFRSCRGKLAKPTVKESTLDSKGKPRISSPIIIGPPINHSHAQQQHQRNRAATSGSDVSVVRNEHTQGLNRNSSSGYVSCSECSYDSESCACASADRCYCSLRTEHLNHKLRQKNERTMALASPTRKPANGAVLPTNAAGTAANNRHSLISCRSDDKCYCSMVEEEPASSMERDSANNSHTETTTSCDSDSCVSASKCYCKRTHRRQRSAAAAAISEDSLSQQQRKSRPSNAAAGGARKGKSAEKLGLDYELFSISGSGQPVQPHEALSVKKSVEAAAVFADMKLSQTTDIKSLCPPKGPGSRIGNGSCRSYASSRRSSYRTRESFSTDRLGGGFPPPMPLGKGMGLAGGGSADNLLANLKAMEAKAASIRSSASRSRMGSYQSMRAVSASLEDSLGYLP, encoded by the exons atggtCACCTGCAAGGTGGACTCTCAGACCGCGGTGGCTGTGCCCAAAATGAACTCGGTCCGGACGCGTGGAAAGCCCCCCGCCgccggcagcaacagcaatagcaactCCTCCGGCTTTCGGCTCCTGGACGGCGACCAGCTCGAAAACAATTCGAGTGTCAGCCGCAACTCGATCTACAAACTGAAGATCGATCTTATGTTTGACGATTCCAG ATCCATGCGAAGCAGCCGCCTTGACGATCCCCGTGGATCGCATCGCACCCGCTCCATCATCATGTATGGGCGCAGTGAGTTGGCCAGCACCTCGGGCGACACGCCGCGCTCCCTGAGCAGCTTCCTGCAGGACAACCAGCAGGGAATGGGTCAGGGTCAGGGGCAGTCGGCCAAGGTGCTGGCCGAGGCGGCCAAGAAGGACGTGCAGCGGATCAGCAACAGTGTGCAGGCCCAGATCGAGCAGCTGTTCACGGACGTGGCCAAGGATGCGACCAGCAGCTTCGATGTCACCTGCCTGGGTTCCCTGCCACTGAAGGACAAGGTGACCAGTCTGCAGGGTCTGCAGGAGCCACTGCGTCAGCTGTACCTCAGTGAGGTGACCAAGAAG AAACTCAACTCCGGATCGCTGGATATCTGTGCCACCGGACTGAGAGTGAAGATCAGCGCTCTGGCCATCTCAAATGGTGCGGCTGCTCCGGAGGAGAACGAGGCCCTCATAACGCCCTTCCACAACATTGCCGTGTGGTCGGCGGTGAAGTTCGTCATATCCGACGACGATGGTGGTGCCGCATTTCTGCCCCTGATCACGGATCCAGAGAATATCGACAAGACTGCCCTGTTCCAGCCACTCAG CTCCAGCGAGCAGCTGGCGGTGGAGCACAGCATCCATGTGCACGCGCCCATTTTCGCGGTGGTAATGCGGTCGGCCAGTTCGCCCAAGGTGCTCGAGTGCCATGGTTTTATCTGCAAGAGCACAGAGGACGCTATCGTCATCGCCGCCACGCTCTACCAGAGTCTGATGGCCCACGTGAGCAGCAGTTCCCGGCGGAGCACCCAGCGAAGGGCACCGCGTCAGCAGAATGGAGTCAGCTGCATCAGCATCGCCAGCAGCTCGGCATTGGCCAGCTCGAACTACCTGTCGCGGTCGCAGATTGTGCCCAGTGCCTCTGGACGTCGCAGCTCCTTCCGGGGCAGTGCCGGTGGTGCTCCATCCCGTTCCGGTCGGAAGAAGCGGGTGTCCAATAGCTCTCTAAGCTCACACAGTAATGTCATCAACGAGACGGCAGAGTTGGAAACATCGACGGAGGAGCGCAGGCGCAAGTCCCACAAGTCTAAGCGGGCTCCTCCGGTTCCCACCACCGTTCCTGGTTTGGGTAACCACAGaagcggcggaggaggaggaccaTCGCGAAGTGGCAGCATAGTGTGTGGCAATGGTCATGTAACCCGGCTTCATCAAGGCGCTCATCACGGCAAGAAGTCTTCGGTGGGTTCGGAACTATCTGCCACTGTCGACGTGGCACCAGCAAACGGGGACATCCTCACGCGTGTGGCCATTCCCAGATCCGGCAGCTTTCTCAACACCGGAGGACTGACGCGCTACAAGTCGCGGGCGGCGAGACGCCATTCCGGCAAACTCGGcggcggaggcggcggcggaggagg CGAACTGTTTAACGAATTTCGCCTGCACGAGAACCTGCACTCGCTGGACGACATCCTGTACGCCATCATCGACGCGGACGGCATGTCCTTCAACGATCTGAAGCCCATCTACAAGGAGTTCCTGTTGAAGCTAGCGGTCACACTGACCCAGGACGAGCTCTTCCAGCGCTCCAAGAACATCATGAGGCGgcagaagaaaaagaagcagAAGCGCAAGGCTAGTGTTAATGGATCACAG AAAAAGGCAAAGACGAGTTTTTTCGGCACAAAGAGTCTGAAGAAGGTGCTCCAACTGGGCCAGTTCCGCTCGTGCCGCGGCAAGTTGGCCAAGCCGACGGTGAAGGAGTCCACGCTGGACAGCAAGGGCAAGCCCAGGATCAGTTCGCCCATTATCATCGGACCGCCCATCAACCACAGCcacgcccagcagcagcaccagcggAATAGGGCGGCCACCAGCGGCTCCGATGTCTCCGTGGTGCGGAACGAGCACACCCAAGGACTCAATCGAAACAGCAGCAGTGG ATACGTGTCCTGCTCGGAGTGCAGCTATGACTCCGAGTCCTGCGCGTGCGCCTCCGCCGATCGCTGCTATTGCAGCCTGCGCACGGAGCACCTGAACCACAAGCTGCGCCAGAAGAACGAACGGACCATGGCCCTGGCCTCACCCACGCGAAAGCCCGCGAACGGAGCTGTCCTGCCAACCAATGCAGCTGGAACTGCAGCCAACAACCGGCACTCGTTGATCTCCTGCCGCTCGGACGACAAGTGCTACTGCTCCATGGTGGAGGAGGAGCCGGCCAGCTCGATGGAACGCGACTCGGCCAACAACTCGCACACGGAAACCACTACATCGTGTGACTCCGACAGCTGTGTGAGCGCTAGCAAGTGCTACTGCAAGCGAACCCATCGTCGCCAGCGATCCGCGGCGGCGGCAGCCATCAGCGAGGATTCCctgtcgcagcagcagcgcaaGTCCCGCCCAAGCaacgcagcagcaggaggggCACGCAAGGGAAAATCTGCGGAGAAGTTGGGCCTGGACTACGAGCTGTTCAGCATCAGCGGAAGCGGTCAACCGGTGCAGCCGCATGAGGCACTGAGCGTGAAGAAGAGCGTTGAGGCGGCAGCGGTCTTTGCGGACATGAAGCTCAGCCAGACGACGGACATTAAGAGCCTGTGCCCGCCGAAGGGTCCGGGATCGCGGATTGGCAATGGAAGCTGCCGATCGTACGCCTCCTCCAGAAGGTCCTCGTACCGCACCCGCGAATCCTTCAGCACGGATCGTTTGGGTGGAGGTTTCCCACCGCCGATGCCTCTGGGCAAGGGAATGGGTTTGGCGGGCGGAGGAAGTGCCGACAATCTGTTGGCGAATCTAAAGGCCATGGAGGCCAAGGCCGCCTCCATTCGCAGCAGCGCCAGCAGGAGCCGCATGGGCAGCTATCAGTCGATGCGCGCGGTCAGCGCCTCGCTAGAGGATTCGCTGGGTTACTTGCCATAG